In the genome of Muntiacus reevesi chromosome 5, mMunRee1.1, whole genome shotgun sequence, one region contains:
- the SMIM1 gene encoding small integral membrane protein 1 produces MMEPQESNIRYSRWDNSRPDEVHVASGPSTEEASGWQRVSQKLCSGKLGIAMKVLGGVALFWVVFILGYITGYYVHKCK; encoded by the exons ATGATGGAGCCCCAGGAGAGTAACATCAGGTACAGCAGGTGGGACAACAGCCGCCCAGATGAAGTCCATGTGGCCAGCGGGCCCAGCACAGAGGAGGCCTCAGGCTGGCAGAG GGTCTCCCAGAAGCTGTGCTCGGGCAAGCTGGGCATCGCCATGAAGGTGCTGGGGGGCGTGGCCCTCTTCTGGGTCGTGTTCATCCTGGGCTACATCACCGGCTACTACGTGCACAAGTGCAAGTAA
- the LRRC47 gene encoding leucine-rich repeat-containing protein 47: MAAAAAVAVSEPWPELDLAERERRRELLLTGPGLEERVRAAGGRLPPRLFTLPLLHYLEVSGCGSLREPGPGLAQGLPQLHSLVLRRNALGPGLSPELGPLPALRVLDLSGNALEALPPGQGLGPAEPPGLPQLQSLNLSGNRLRELPADLARCAPRLQTLNLTGNRLDAFPAALFLPGALPLLSELAAADNCLRELSPDIAHLASLKTLDLSNNQLSEIPAELADCPKLKDINFRGNRLRDKRLEKMVSGCQTRSILEYLRAGGRGRCRGKAEGPDKEEGRRKRRERKKRESGEGTDSVVDEASRLLLRVLHVSENPALLTIRASPEVRDVRPFFVGAVVRGMDLRPGNALKRFLSCQTKLHEDLCEKRTVATIATHDLGAVRGPLLYTARPPQDFKIIPLGRREVKAKDLVRQLQLEAEEHRKQKKRQNVSGLHRYLHLLDGKEHYPCLVDADGDVISFPPVTNSEKTKIKKTTSDLFLEVTSASSLQICKDIMDALILKMAEINKYTLENREEGSLSDPESDAVSGHSLDPKSTPGTEVAGGTPLVVEQVRVVDEEGHLKVVYPSKTDLDFAAAHVTVLR; encoded by the exons atggcggcggcggctgcggttGCGGTGTCGGAACCCTGGCCCGAGCTGGACCTGGCGGAGCGGGAGCGGCGGCGGGAGCTGTTGCTGACCGGGCCCGGACTGGAGGAGCGGGTGCGCGCGGCGGGCGGGCGGCTGCCGCCGCGGCTCTTCACCCTACCGCTGCTGCATTACCTGGAGGTGAGCGGCTGCGGGAGCCTGCGCGAGCCGGGCCCAGGCCTGGCTCAAGGCCTCCCGCAGCTGCACAGCCTCGTGCTGCGGCGCAACGCGCTCGGGCCCGGCCTGAGTCCCGAGCTCGGTCCGCTGCCCGCGCTGCGTGTGCTCGACCTCTCGGGCAACGCGCTGGAGGCGCTGCCGCCGGGCCAGGGCCTAGGCCCCGCCGAGCCGCCGGGCCTCCCGCAGCTGCAGAGCCTCAACCTTAGCGGCAACCGGCTGCGCGAGCTGCCGGCCGACCTGGCGCGCTGCGCGCCGCGGCTGCAGACCCTCAACCTCACCGGCAACCGCCTGGACGCCTTCCCCGCCGCGCTTTTCCTCCCGGGCGCGCTGCCGTTGCTCAGCGAACTGGCGGCGGCCGACAACTGCCTCCGGGAGCTCAGCCCTGACATCGCCCACCTGGCGTCGCTCAAG ACGCTGGACCTGTCCAACAACCAGCTGAGCGAGATCCCAGCGGAGCTGGCTGACTGCCCAAAGCTCAAGGACATCAACTTCCGGGGGAACAGGCTTCGAGACAAGCGCCTGGAGAAGATGGTCAGCGGCTGCCAGACCAGGTCCATCCTGGAGTACCTGCGTGCTGGGGGCCGTGGCAGGTGTCGGGGCAAGGCCGAGGGCCCCGACAAGGAGGAGGGCCGGCGGAAGAGGCGGGAGCGGAAGAAGAGGGAGAGTGGTGAGGGTACGGACTCGGTAGTGGACGAGGCCAGCCGGCTGCTGCTCCGCGTCCTGCACGTGTCAGAGAACCCCGCCCTGCTGACCATTCGGGCAAGCCCTGAGGTCAGGGATGTGCGGCCGTTCTTCGTGGGCGCTGTCGTGCGGGGCATGGATCTGCGGCCTGGGAACGCGCTTAAGCGGTTCCTGTCCTGCCAG ACAAAGCTGCACGAGGACCTCTGTGAGAAGAGGACGGTGGCCACCATCGCGACCCACGACCTCGGAGCTGTCCGGGGGCCCCTGCTCTACACCGCCCGCCCGCCCCAGGACTTCAAG ATCATCCCCCTGGGGCGCCGGGAGGTCAAGGCCAAGGACCTGGTGCGACAGCTGCAGCTGGAGGCCGAGGAGCACAGGAAGCAGAAAAAGCGGCAAAACGTGTCGGGCCTGCACAG GTACCTGCACTTACTGGACGGGAAGGAGCACTACCCCTGCCTCGTGGATGCAGATGGCGACGTGATCTCCTTCCCACCGGTCACGAACAGTGAGAAGACCAAG attaagAAAACCACAAGTGATCTGTTCCTGGAAGTGACGAGCGCCTCCAGCCTGCAGATTTGCAAGGATATCATGGACGCACTCATTCTG aaaatggcagaaatcaacaagtACACTCTGGAAAACAGAGAGGAAGGCTCCCTCTCGGACCCCGAGTCTGACGCCGTCTCTGGACACAGCTTGGATCCCAAATCGACTCCGGGTACTGAAGTGGCGGGGGGCACCCCGCTGGTGGTGGAGCAGGTCCGGGTGGTGGATGAGGAGGGACACCTGAAGGTGGTGTACCCATCCAAGACAGACTTGGACTTCGCTGCTGCCCACGTGACCGTGCTGCGCTGA